One window from the genome of Nicotiana tomentosiformis chromosome 5, ASM39032v3, whole genome shotgun sequence encodes:
- the LOC104092869 gene encoding uncharacterized protein, which translates to MCFSAALALPSIPNLELSSSNSTSNWSGKDEDPNKSQAVKLSLPAYKWRFVIAYDGTRFSGWQYQQSTPTIQCILEEALTTITKLNRKDLCSVGASRTDAGVHALGQVGHFITPFNYETLEGVHQALNGLLPSDIRVREISPAVPEFHARFSVTSKIYCYQVYNSTIMDPFTRHYAYHSTYKLDAAVMRVAAGHFLGKHDFSAFANTSRNDRVPNPVKTIFRFDVVEKGPLLRLEVEGSGFLYRQVRNMVALLLQVGRQAVPPDIVVRILESRDRKELAKYALQVPPHGLCLETINYNEEHLRLPTDSPASSFGRHHSISYCKVPFI; encoded by the exons ATGTGTTTTTCAGCAGCTTTGGCACTTCCATCAATTCCCAATCTCGAGCTTTCTTCTTCCAATTCTACCTCT AATTGGAGTGGAAAGGACGAAGATCCAAATAAGAGTCAAGCGGTGAAATTGTCATTACCAGCTTATAAATGGCGCTTTGTTATTGCTTACGACGGTACCAGATTTTCAG GATGGCAGTATCAGCAGTCAACACCTACTATACAGTGCATTCTGGAAGAAGCTCTGACTACAATAACAAAATTAAACCGCAAAGATCTTTGCTCAGTTGGTGCAAGTCGAACAGATGCAGGCGTTCATGCATTGGGTCAG GTGGGACACTTCATTACGCCTTTCAACTATGAAACGCTAGAAGGCGTTCACCAAGCTTTAAATGGTCTTCTTCCTTCTGATATCCGAGTTAGAGAAATCAGCCCTGCGGTGCCTGAATTTCATGCTCGTTTCTCTGTCACAAGCAAGATTTATTGCTACCAAGTGTATAATTCCACTATCATGGACCCATTTACGAGGCACTATGCTTACCATAGCACATATAAACTCGACGCTGCTGTCATGAGAGTGGCTGCAGGGCATTTTTTGGGGAAACATGACTTTTCTGCCTTTGCCAATACATCACGAAATGACCGAGTGCCAAATCCAGTGAAGACAATTTTTCGATTTGATGTTGTTGAAAAG GGACCTCTTTTACGGCTTGAAGTTGAAGGATCTGGTTTCCTATATAGACAAGTTCGGAACATG GTTGCCTTGCTGCTTCAAGTTGGAAGACAAGCAGTTCCACCTGATATTGTTGTTAGGATTTTGGAATCtcgtgataggaaggaacttgcGAAGTATGCCTTGCAAGTTCCACCTCATGGCCTTTGTCTCGAGACTATCAACTATAATGAAGAACATCTCAGACTTCCAACAGATTCCCCTGCAAGTAGTTTTGGTAGGCACCATAGTATAAGCTATTGTAAGGTGCCATTCATATGA
- the LOC104092868 gene encoding uncharacterized protein isoform X2 codes for MEAKKIIAICQSGGEFVTNEENGTLSYTGGDAYAVDIDEKMNVNAFKQELADTFQFSTEEITIKYFLPGNKKTLITVSKDKDVKRMVNFFKDSEQVEVFVVAEEVVVAPNVSTLPASRSSKTTMSETALSPTTPVDMTHPDDRLMVDTPMDTTPLGTFPSSNDDKHRRAATQWENSITGVDQRFSSFTEFREALHKYSIAHGFTYKYKKNDSHRVTVKCKSEGCPWRIYASRLATTQLICVKKMNKNHTCEGAAVKAGYRATRGWVGSIIKEKLKSSPNYKPKDIATDIKREYGIQLNYSQAWRAKEIAREQLQGSYEEAYSQVPLFCESIMETNAGSLATFATKEDLSFHRLFVSFHASIYGFQQGCRPLLFLDSTVLYAKYQGTLLAAVGADGNDGVFPVAFAVVDEETDDNWHWFLSELKSAVSTSRPITFVSDFQNGIKESLCDIFSKDCYHGYCLRYLGEKLNKDLHGRFSHEARRLMIQDLYAAAYAPKLDDFEHCVENIKAISPDAYSWVVRSEPDHWANAFFGGARYNHMTSNFGQLFRDWVSDVSELPITQMVDALRGKMMELIYTRRVDSSQWLTRLTPSMEEKLQNETLKARSLQVLHSHGSTFEVRGEAVDIVDIDNWDCSCKAWQLSGLPCCHAIAILECLGRSPYDYCSRYFTTESYCLTYSESINPVPLLEKPVKGEVDMAIVVSPPPTKRPPGRPKMKQPDSVEIIKRQLQCSKCKGLGHNKKTCE; via the exons ATGGAAGCAAAGAAAATCATTGCAATATGCCAATCTGGTGGTGAATTTGTGACCAATGAGGAAAATGGGACGTTGAGTTACACAGGAGGTGATGCATATGCTGTAGATATTGATGAGAAAATGAATGTGAATGCTTTTAAGCAAGAATTAGCTGACACATTTCAGTTTAGTACTGAGGAGATTACTATAAAGTATTTTCTACCTGGGAATAAAAAGACACTGATCACAGTATCCAAAGATAAGGACGTAAAACGTATGGTCAACTTTTTTAAGGATTCTGAGCAAGTGGAAGTCTTTGTTGTTGCTGAGGAAGTTGTTGTTGCACCAAATGTGTCCACGTTGCCTGCCAGTAG GTCCAGCAAGACAACTATGTCCGAGACAGCACTTTCTCCTACTACCCCTGTGGATATGACACATCCCGACGATCGACTTATGGTTGATACGCCCATGGATACGACACCGTTAGGTACTTTTCCGAGTAGCAATGACGACAAGCACCGTAGGGCAGCTACACAGTGGGAAAACTCCATTACTGGTGTGGACCAAAGATTCAGTAGTTTTACTGAATTTCGTGAAGCCTTACACAAGTACTCGATTGCGCATGGATTtacatataaatataagaagaatgATAGTCACAGAGTAACGGTTAAATGCAAGTCTGAGGGTTGTCCTTGGCGTATATATGCGTCAAGGTTGGCTACTACCCAGCTGATATGTGTTAAGAAAATGAATAAAAACCATACATGTGAAGGAGCTGCCGTGAAAGCCGGATATCGAGCAACAAGGGGATGGGTGGGAAGTATAATTAAGGAAAAGTTGAAGTCTTCTCCTAATTACAAGCCAAAGGATATCGCCACTGACATCAAACGTGAATATGGCATTCAGTTGAACTATTCTCAAGCATGGCGTGCAAAAGAGATTGCAAGAGAGCAACTTCAGGGTTCTTATGAAGAAGCATACAGCCAAGTACCTTTATTCTGTGAGAGTATCATGGAAACTAATGCCGGTAGTCTTGCTACATTTGCCACAAAGGAGGACTTGAGTTTCCACCGGCTATTTGTCTCGTTTCATGCTTCAATATATGGCTTTCAACAAGGCTGCCGCCCTCTTCTTTTCCTTGATAGCACTGTTCTCTATGCAAAATATCAAGGAACCCTATTGGCTGCCGTGGGTGCAGATGGGAATGATGGTGTCTTTCCAGTAGCCTTTGCAGTTGTAGATGAGGAGACAGACGACAACTGGCATTGGTTTCTTTCTGAACTTAAATCTGCTGTCTCAACTTCTCGACCAATAACATTTGTTTCTGATTTCCAAAATGGTATAAAAGAGTCATTATGTGATATATTCAGCAAAGATTGCTACCATGGTTATTGTCTTCGGTACCTTGGTGAGAAATTAAATAAGGATCTGCATGGGAGGTTTTCACATGAAGCAAGGCGTCTTATGATCCAAGATTTATATGCTGCTGCTTATGCTCCAAAGCTGGATGATTTTGAGCACTGCGTTGAGAACATAAAGGCCATCTCACCCGATGCTTACAGTTGGGTCGTACGAAGTGAGCCTGATCACTGGGCAAATGCCTTTTTCGGAGGGGCGAGGTATAACCACATGACTTCTAACTTTGGACAACTTTTTCGTGATTGGGTATCCGATGTGAGTGAGCTTCCAATTACTCAGATGGTCGATGCCTTACGTGGAAAGATGATGGAACTGATTTATACAAGGCGTGTTGATTCTAGTCAGTGGCTTACAAGATTGACGCCTTCTATGGAAGAAAAGCTTCAGAATGAGACGTTAAAGGCAAGATCACTTCAAGTATTACACTCACATGGGAGCACATTTGAAGTTCGTGGCGAAGCTGTTGATATAGTTGATATTGACAATTGGGATTGTAGTTGCAAAGCATGGCAGCTTAGTGGTTTGCCTTGCTGCCATGCTATTGCTATTCTCGAATGTCTGGGAAGGAGCCCGTATGATTATTGCTCCAGATATTTCACAACTGAGAGCTACTGTTTGACATACTCAGAATCAATCAACCCAGTACCCCTTCTGGAAAAGCCCGTAAAAGGTGAAGTAGACATGGCAATCGTTGTCAGTCCTCCTCCAACAAAACGTCCACCTGGCCGACCAAAGATGAAACAACCGGACTCTGTTGAGATAATTAAACGTCAACTTCAGTGTAGCAAATGCAAGGGCCTCGGCCACAATAAGAAGACATGCGAGTAG
- the LOC104092868 gene encoding uncharacterized protein isoform X1: MEAKKIIAICQSGGEFVTNEENGTLSYTGGDAYAVDIDEKMNVNAFKQELADTFQFSTEEITIKYFLPGNKKTLITVSKDKDVKRMVNFFKDSEQVEVFVVAEEVVVAPNVSTLPASRSSKTTMSETALSPTTPVDMTHPDDRLMVDTPMDTTPLGTFPSSNDDKHRRAATQWENSITGVDQRFSSFTEFREALHKYSIAHGFTYKYKKNDSHRVTVKCKSEGCPWRIYASRLATTQLICVKKMNKNHTCEGAAVKAGYRATRGWVGSIIKEKLKSSPNYKPKDIATDIKREYGIQLNYSQAWRAKEIAREQLQGSYEEAYSQVPLFCESIMETNAGSLATFATKEDLSFHRLFVSFHASIYGFQQGCRPLLFLDSTVLYAKYQGTLLAAVGADGNDGVFPVAFAVVDEETDDNWHWFLSELKSAVSTSRPITFVSDFQNGIKESLCDIFSKDCYHGYCLRYLGEKLNKDLHGRFSHEARRLMIQDLYAAAYAPKLDDFEHCVENIKAISPDAYSWVVRSEPDHWANAFFGGARYNHMTSNFGQLFRDWVSDVSELPITQMVDALRGKMMELIYTRRVDSSQWLTRLTPSMEEKLQNETLKARSLQVLHSHGSTFEVRGEAVDIVDIDNWDCSCKAWQLSGLPCCHAIAILECLGRSPYDYCSRYFTTESYCLTYSESINPVPLLEKPVKGEVDMAIVVSPPPTKRPPGRPKMKQPDSVEIIKRQLQCSKCKGLGHNKKTCEKANKIYGSDPLLIAMATEEPEVTA; this comes from the exons ATGGAAGCAAAGAAAATCATTGCAATATGCCAATCTGGTGGTGAATTTGTGACCAATGAGGAAAATGGGACGTTGAGTTACACAGGAGGTGATGCATATGCTGTAGATATTGATGAGAAAATGAATGTGAATGCTTTTAAGCAAGAATTAGCTGACACATTTCAGTTTAGTACTGAGGAGATTACTATAAAGTATTTTCTACCTGGGAATAAAAAGACACTGATCACAGTATCCAAAGATAAGGACGTAAAACGTATGGTCAACTTTTTTAAGGATTCTGAGCAAGTGGAAGTCTTTGTTGTTGCTGAGGAAGTTGTTGTTGCACCAAATGTGTCCACGTTGCCTGCCAGTAG GTCCAGCAAGACAACTATGTCCGAGACAGCACTTTCTCCTACTACCCCTGTGGATATGACACATCCCGACGATCGACTTATGGTTGATACGCCCATGGATACGACACCGTTAGGTACTTTTCCGAGTAGCAATGACGACAAGCACCGTAGGGCAGCTACACAGTGGGAAAACTCCATTACTGGTGTGGACCAAAGATTCAGTAGTTTTACTGAATTTCGTGAAGCCTTACACAAGTACTCGATTGCGCATGGATTtacatataaatataagaagaatgATAGTCACAGAGTAACGGTTAAATGCAAGTCTGAGGGTTGTCCTTGGCGTATATATGCGTCAAGGTTGGCTACTACCCAGCTGATATGTGTTAAGAAAATGAATAAAAACCATACATGTGAAGGAGCTGCCGTGAAAGCCGGATATCGAGCAACAAGGGGATGGGTGGGAAGTATAATTAAGGAAAAGTTGAAGTCTTCTCCTAATTACAAGCCAAAGGATATCGCCACTGACATCAAACGTGAATATGGCATTCAGTTGAACTATTCTCAAGCATGGCGTGCAAAAGAGATTGCAAGAGAGCAACTTCAGGGTTCTTATGAAGAAGCATACAGCCAAGTACCTTTATTCTGTGAGAGTATCATGGAAACTAATGCCGGTAGTCTTGCTACATTTGCCACAAAGGAGGACTTGAGTTTCCACCGGCTATTTGTCTCGTTTCATGCTTCAATATATGGCTTTCAACAAGGCTGCCGCCCTCTTCTTTTCCTTGATAGCACTGTTCTCTATGCAAAATATCAAGGAACCCTATTGGCTGCCGTGGGTGCAGATGGGAATGATGGTGTCTTTCCAGTAGCCTTTGCAGTTGTAGATGAGGAGACAGACGACAACTGGCATTGGTTTCTTTCTGAACTTAAATCTGCTGTCTCAACTTCTCGACCAATAACATTTGTTTCTGATTTCCAAAATGGTATAAAAGAGTCATTATGTGATATATTCAGCAAAGATTGCTACCATGGTTATTGTCTTCGGTACCTTGGTGAGAAATTAAATAAGGATCTGCATGGGAGGTTTTCACATGAAGCAAGGCGTCTTATGATCCAAGATTTATATGCTGCTGCTTATGCTCCAAAGCTGGATGATTTTGAGCACTGCGTTGAGAACATAAAGGCCATCTCACCCGATGCTTACAGTTGGGTCGTACGAAGTGAGCCTGATCACTGGGCAAATGCCTTTTTCGGAGGGGCGAGGTATAACCACATGACTTCTAACTTTGGACAACTTTTTCGTGATTGGGTATCCGATGTGAGTGAGCTTCCAATTACTCAGATGGTCGATGCCTTACGTGGAAAGATGATGGAACTGATTTATACAAGGCGTGTTGATTCTAGTCAGTGGCTTACAAGATTGACGCCTTCTATGGAAGAAAAGCTTCAGAATGAGACGTTAAAGGCAAGATCACTTCAAGTATTACACTCACATGGGAGCACATTTGAAGTTCGTGGCGAAGCTGTTGATATAGTTGATATTGACAATTGGGATTGTAGTTGCAAAGCATGGCAGCTTAGTGGTTTGCCTTGCTGCCATGCTATTGCTATTCTCGAATGTCTGGGAAGGAGCCCGTATGATTATTGCTCCAGATATTTCACAACTGAGAGCTACTGTTTGACATACTCAGAATCAATCAACCCAGTACCCCTTCTGGAAAAGCCCGTAAAAGGTGAAGTAGACATGGCAATCGTTGTCAGTCCTCCTCCAACAAAACGTCCACCTGGCCGACCAAAGATGAAACAACCGGACTCTGTTGAGATAATTAAACGTCAACTTCAGTGTAGCAAATGCAAGGGCCTCGGCCACAATAAGAAGACATGCGA GAAGGCAAATAAGATTTATGGATCTGATCCTCTACTTATCGCCATGGCAACTGAAGAACCTGAAGTCACTGCATGA
- the LOC104092868 gene encoding uncharacterized protein isoform X3 has protein sequence MSETALSPTTPVDMTHPDDRLMVDTPMDTTPLGTFPSSNDDKHRRAATQWENSITGVDQRFSSFTEFREALHKYSIAHGFTYKYKKNDSHRVTVKCKSEGCPWRIYASRLATTQLICVKKMNKNHTCEGAAVKAGYRATRGWVGSIIKEKLKSSPNYKPKDIATDIKREYGIQLNYSQAWRAKEIAREQLQGSYEEAYSQVPLFCESIMETNAGSLATFATKEDLSFHRLFVSFHASIYGFQQGCRPLLFLDSTVLYAKYQGTLLAAVGADGNDGVFPVAFAVVDEETDDNWHWFLSELKSAVSTSRPITFVSDFQNGIKESLCDIFSKDCYHGYCLRYLGEKLNKDLHGRFSHEARRLMIQDLYAAAYAPKLDDFEHCVENIKAISPDAYSWVVRSEPDHWANAFFGGARYNHMTSNFGQLFRDWVSDVSELPITQMVDALRGKMMELIYTRRVDSSQWLTRLTPSMEEKLQNETLKARSLQVLHSHGSTFEVRGEAVDIVDIDNWDCSCKAWQLSGLPCCHAIAILECLGRSPYDYCSRYFTTESYCLTYSESINPVPLLEKPVKGEVDMAIVVSPPPTKRPPGRPKMKQPDSVEIIKRQLQCSKCKGLGHNKKTCEKANKIYGSDPLLIAMATEEPEVTA, from the exons ATGTCCGAGACAGCACTTTCTCCTACTACCCCTGTGGATATGACACATCCCGACGATCGACTTATGGTTGATACGCCCATGGATACGACACCGTTAGGTACTTTTCCGAGTAGCAATGACGACAAGCACCGTAGGGCAGCTACACAGTGGGAAAACTCCATTACTGGTGTGGACCAAAGATTCAGTAGTTTTACTGAATTTCGTGAAGCCTTACACAAGTACTCGATTGCGCATGGATTtacatataaatataagaagaatgATAGTCACAGAGTAACGGTTAAATGCAAGTCTGAGGGTTGTCCTTGGCGTATATATGCGTCAAGGTTGGCTACTACCCAGCTGATATGTGTTAAGAAAATGAATAAAAACCATACATGTGAAGGAGCTGCCGTGAAAGCCGGATATCGAGCAACAAGGGGATGGGTGGGAAGTATAATTAAGGAAAAGTTGAAGTCTTCTCCTAATTACAAGCCAAAGGATATCGCCACTGACATCAAACGTGAATATGGCATTCAGTTGAACTATTCTCAAGCATGGCGTGCAAAAGAGATTGCAAGAGAGCAACTTCAGGGTTCTTATGAAGAAGCATACAGCCAAGTACCTTTATTCTGTGAGAGTATCATGGAAACTAATGCCGGTAGTCTTGCTACATTTGCCACAAAGGAGGACTTGAGTTTCCACCGGCTATTTGTCTCGTTTCATGCTTCAATATATGGCTTTCAACAAGGCTGCCGCCCTCTTCTTTTCCTTGATAGCACTGTTCTCTATGCAAAATATCAAGGAACCCTATTGGCTGCCGTGGGTGCAGATGGGAATGATGGTGTCTTTCCAGTAGCCTTTGCAGTTGTAGATGAGGAGACAGACGACAACTGGCATTGGTTTCTTTCTGAACTTAAATCTGCTGTCTCAACTTCTCGACCAATAACATTTGTTTCTGATTTCCAAAATGGTATAAAAGAGTCATTATGTGATATATTCAGCAAAGATTGCTACCATGGTTATTGTCTTCGGTACCTTGGTGAGAAATTAAATAAGGATCTGCATGGGAGGTTTTCACATGAAGCAAGGCGTCTTATGATCCAAGATTTATATGCTGCTGCTTATGCTCCAAAGCTGGATGATTTTGAGCACTGCGTTGAGAACATAAAGGCCATCTCACCCGATGCTTACAGTTGGGTCGTACGAAGTGAGCCTGATCACTGGGCAAATGCCTTTTTCGGAGGGGCGAGGTATAACCACATGACTTCTAACTTTGGACAACTTTTTCGTGATTGGGTATCCGATGTGAGTGAGCTTCCAATTACTCAGATGGTCGATGCCTTACGTGGAAAGATGATGGAACTGATTTATACAAGGCGTGTTGATTCTAGTCAGTGGCTTACAAGATTGACGCCTTCTATGGAAGAAAAGCTTCAGAATGAGACGTTAAAGGCAAGATCACTTCAAGTATTACACTCACATGGGAGCACATTTGAAGTTCGTGGCGAAGCTGTTGATATAGTTGATATTGACAATTGGGATTGTAGTTGCAAAGCATGGCAGCTTAGTGGTTTGCCTTGCTGCCATGCTATTGCTATTCTCGAATGTCTGGGAAGGAGCCCGTATGATTATTGCTCCAGATATTTCACAACTGAGAGCTACTGTTTGACATACTCAGAATCAATCAACCCAGTACCCCTTCTGGAAAAGCCCGTAAAAGGTGAAGTAGACATGGCAATCGTTGTCAGTCCTCCTCCAACAAAACGTCCACCTGGCCGACCAAAGATGAAACAACCGGACTCTGTTGAGATAATTAAACGTCAACTTCAGTGTAGCAAATGCAAGGGCCTCGGCCACAATAAGAAGACATGCGA GAAGGCAAATAAGATTTATGGATCTGATCCTCTACTTATCGCCATGGCAACTGAAGAACCTGAAGTCACTGCATGA